A window of the Lactuca sativa cultivar Salinas chromosome 5, Lsat_Salinas_v11, whole genome shotgun sequence genome harbors these coding sequences:
- the LOC111910206 gene encoding phospholipase D alpha 1, giving the protein MAGTHLHGTLHATIYEVDQIHGYGGGRNLFGKLMSNIEETVGFGKGTPKMYATIDLDKCRVGRTRLLENEPENPKWNESFHIYCAHLASDVIFTVKDDNPIGATLIGRAYIPIEEVLDGEEVDRWVEILDDEKNPIESGSKIHVKLHYFDVTQDRNWDHGIKSSKYPGVPYTFFSQRQGCRVSLYQDAHVPDNFIPKIPLSNGKYYEPQRCWEDVFDAITNAKHFIYITGWSVYTEISLIRDSRRQKEGGDVILGELLKKKASEGVKVLMLVWDDRTSVDVLKKDGLMATHDEDTENFFNGCEVNCVLCPRNPDDGGSFIQDLQISTMFTHHQKIIVMDAEMPNGDTERRRVVSFVGGLDLCDGRYDTPFHSLFRTLDTAHSGDFHQPNYVDGSITKGGPREPWHDIHSRLEGQIAWDVLFNFEQRWKKQGGKNILVNFRELDDIIIPPSPVMLPDDEETWNVQLFRSIDGGAAFGFPETPEEAAKSGLVSGKDNIIDRSIQDAYIHAIRRAKNFIYIENQYFLGSSFGWNCDDIKVEDVGALHLIPKELSLKIASKINAGEKFTVYVVVPMWPEGIPESASVQAILDWQRRTMEMMYKDIIQALQNKGLEDDPRDYLTFFCLGNREMKKDGEYEPSEAPEPESNYHKAQQARRFMIYVHAKMMIVDDEYIIVGSANINQRSMDGARDSEIAMGAYQPHHLATRTPARGEVHGFRMALWYEHLGMLDDSFQHPENIECVKKVNQIADKYWDLYADETLETDLPGHLLRYPVGVTSEGDVTELPGAEFFPDTNARVLGVKSDYLPSILTT; this is encoded by the exons ATGGCAGGGACACATCTCCATGGAACTCTTCATGCCACGATCTACGAGGTTGATCAGATTCATGGCTATGGCGGTGGGCGTAATCTATTCGGGAAG ttgATGTCCAACATAGAGGAGACAGTTGGATTCGGGAAAGGAACCCCAAAAATGTACGCAACAATCGATCTAGACAAATGCAGAGTAGGTCGAACAAGATTACTAGAAAACGAACCAGAAAACCCAAAATGGAATGAATCTTTCCACATTTACTGTGCCCATTTAGCTTCTGACGTAATCTTCACTGTAAAAGACGATAACCCCATTGGTGCAACCCTAATCGGAAGAGCTTACATTCCTATCGAAGAGGTTCTAGATGGAGAAGAAGTAGATCGATGGGTTGAAATCTTGGATGATGAAAAAAACCCGATTGAATCCGGTTCAAAAATCCATGTCAAACTACACTACTTCGATGTCACCCAAGATCGTAACTGGGATCACGGAATCAAAAGCTCCAAGTATCCCGGAGTCCCCTATACTTTCTTTTCTCAGAGACAAGGTTGTCGGGTTTCATTGTATCAAGACGCTCATGTCCCTGATAATTTcatccccaaaatacccctttCCAATGGCAAGTATTACGAACCACAGAGATGTTGGGAAGATGTGTTTGATGCAATCACAAATGCGAAACACTTCATTTATATCACTGGGTGGTCTGTTTACACTGAGATTTCTTTGATAAGGGATTCAAGGAGACAAAAGGAAGGAGGTGACGTCATACTCGGTGAGCTTTTGAAGAAGAAAGCAAGCGAAGGTGTTAAGGTGCTTATGCTTGTGTGGGACGACAGAACTTCTGTCGATGTGTTGAAGAAAGATGGATTAATGGCGACTCATGATGAAGACACTGAAAACTTTTTCAATGGTTGTGAAGTGAATTGCGTTTTATGTCCACGTAATCCAGATGATGGTGGAAGTTTCATTCAGGACCTTCAAATTTCAACAATGTTCACTCACCACCAGAAAATTATAGTCATGGATGCTGAAATGCCGAATGGGGATACGGAAAGGCGGCGCGTGGTGAGTTTTGTCGGTGGACTTGATCTGTGTGATGGACGTTACGATACGCCGTTTCATTCTCTTTTCCGAACGTTGGACACCGCTCACAGCGGCGATTTCCACCAGCCTAACTATGTCGACGGGAGCATCACGAAAGGTGGGCCACGTGAGCCATGGCACGACATCCATTCGCGACTCGAAGGTCAAATCGCGTGGGATGTTTTGTTCAACTTCGAACAACGATGGAAAAAACAAGGTGGGAAGAACATTCTGGTTAACTTTAGAGAGCTTGATGACATCATCATCCCGCCGTCTCCCGTCATGCTCCCTGACGACGAAGAAACATGGAACGTCCAATTATTCCGGTCGATCGACGGTGGTGCTGCGTTTGGGTTTCCGGAGACGCCAGAAGAGGCGGCGAAATCGGGACTTGTGAGCGGGAAAGATAACATAATCGATCGGAGTATTCAAGATGCTTACATCCACGCGATTCGTCGAGCGAAGAACTTTATTTACATCGAGAATCAGTATTTTCTAGGAAGCTCTTTCGGATGGAATTGCGATGATATCAAGGTTGAAGATGTGGGAGCGTTACATTTAATCCCAAAAGAACTTTCGTTAAAGATTGCGAGCAAGATCAACGCCGGAGAGAAGTTTACCGTTTATGTTGTGGTTCCGATGTGGCCGGAGGGGATCCCGGAGAGTGCTTCCGTTCAGGCGATACTTGACTGGCAAAGGAGGACGATGGAGATGATGTATAAAGATATTATTCAAGCTTTACAAAACAAAGGGCTTGAAGACGACCCTAGAGATTACCTCACATTCTTTTGCCTTGGGAATCGTGAAATGAAAAAGGATGGTGAGTATGAACCTTCGGAGGCTCCGGAGCCGGAATCAAATTACCATAAAGCCCAACAAGCCCGACGCTTTATGATCTACGTCCATGCCAAAATGATGATAG TTGATGACGAATATATAATAGTCGGATCTGCGAACATTAATCAACGATCAATGGATGGGGCACGGGATTCTGAAATAGCAATGGGAGCTTACCAACCTCATCATCTTGCTACACGCACACCCGCAAGGGGTGAAGTTCATGGTTTCCGTATGGCGTTATGGTATGAGCATCTTGGCATGCTTGATGACAGCTTTCAGCATCCAGAGAACATTGAGTGTGTGAAAAAAGTTAACCAAATTGCGGATAAATACTGGGATCTATACGCTGATGAGACTCTTGAAACTGATCTCCCTGGTCACTTGCTTCGTTATCCGGTCGGTGTTACTAGTGAAGGAGACGTGACCGAACTGCCCGGAGCCGAGTTTTTCCCGGATACGAATGCGCGTGTTCTTGGAGTGAAATCCGATTACCTTCCTTCGATTCTAACTACTTAA